A stretch of Candidatus Zixiibacteriota bacterium DNA encodes these proteins:
- a CDS encoding DMT family transporter — MPHQASTEETTGAAATAALSHSPAQPAGVSTLVGVIFVLAAITSWGANFPYTKIVLAKLSSPVFLVLRFGIGAITLTLLSFATRRTQRPARKDWGIILGAALVGIVLHQWTQLTGLRFTSATNTGWILTLIPPVTGLMAWSFLRERVTKRQLTGLAIALIGVTLFIARGQWQSLSMIGNRGDLLVFLSVFTWSGYTVMTRARLSHYDPLPLTALHMTLGFVAFLAVGAGNLPEQIGRLTMREWVIVAAIGLVPSGLAYYWWNAGLARLGSLNTSMFIFIEAVVASAAGWVLLGEQFTRSMAIWAIVIFVGVAIAQTQRTGLSPSARNDRAA, encoded by the coding sequence GTGCCGCACCAGGCGTCCACGGAAGAGACGACCGGGGCGGCCGCGACGGCCGCCCTTTCTCATTCGCCCGCGCAGCCCGCCGGTGTCTCGACGCTGGTGGGCGTGATTTTTGTCCTGGCGGCGATCACATCCTGGGGCGCGAATTTCCCGTACACGAAAATCGTCCTGGCCAAGCTCTCATCGCCGGTCTTTCTGGTTTTGCGCTTTGGCATAGGGGCGATCACGCTGACGCTGTTATCGTTTGCGACACGACGCACCCAACGCCCTGCGCGCAAGGACTGGGGCATCATCCTCGGCGCGGCCCTTGTCGGAATCGTTCTGCATCAATGGACACAATTGACCGGGCTGCGCTTCACCTCGGCCACGAACACCGGTTGGATACTGACGCTCATTCCGCCCGTCACGGGTCTGATGGCATGGAGCTTTTTGCGCGAGCGCGTCACAAAGCGTCAACTGACCGGGCTGGCGATTGCGCTGATCGGCGTGACGCTCTTCATAGCGAGGGGACAATGGCAATCATTGTCGATGATCGGCAACCGGGGCGATCTGCTGGTGTTTCTCTCGGTGTTCACGTGGTCGGGATACACGGTCATGACGCGCGCGCGGCTGTCGCACTATGACCCGCTGCCGCTGACGGCGCTTCACATGACCCTGGGCTTTGTCGCGTTTTTGGCCGTGGGGGCCGGGAATCTGCCCGAACAAATCGGTCGGTTGACGATGCGCGAGTGGGTCATCGTCGCCGCCATTGGCCTCGTCCCCTCGGGGCTGGCGTATTACTGGTGGAATGCGGGATTGGCCCGATTGGGATCGTTGAACACGAGCATGTTCATCTTCATCGAAGCAGTGGTTGCCTCGGCGGCCGGATGGGTCCTCTTGGGCGAACAGTTCACGCGTTCGATGGCGATCTGGGCGATTGTGATTTTTGTCGGAGTGGCGATCGCGCAGACGCAACGGACAGGATTATCCCCGTCTGCCCGGAATGACCGTGCCGCGTGA
- a CDS encoding lysyl oxidase family protein, which translates to MTLALAVGLTPSDSEAQVVDLLPDIIVRESDLYNNDISTNIIPGRTHLRLNNGTANIGAGKLMLRGVWPPTVEGITVNQRIFRSDGSYYDTLAGVFVYHPGHSHTHFEGWSAYRLRVVLPGNGVGDVLGESEKTSFCLADLSVYDNTLPNYNPAGEFFTCDNLVQGISVGWIDVYTKTLANQNIDITDIPEGVYWLESEVDPDNSVVESDETNNIARIKVVIGTNGLLPDSYEPNDNVGSLAARPPGQPNSPNLGPCDPQITVYDLSIHEPGNDDYFQFYSNHTGTGSDFVRINFQHAMGDLDMQLLNAAGQVLSQSTGVTNSETISMNGRAEGWYIIRAYGFNGATNPLYSLTVDPPSNTPPVITMIDPPTGDVERIHGFETYTATWTVIDSEADSTWVTVYVNAAATLDGNEVMLENGIFVPGAQGFHVVNSAEFPAGTYYVYGACTDGGTTVGDWSDGTVTFTAATDSDGDGVFDFQDVCPYFYDPDQIGCVRHGDPYPNGVTDVFDVALAVDVAFRNGTTILDPECPHDPGGRADVNCDGVVTVHDVTQLVDVAFRNGTAAFCNPCDCNPYPTGCE; encoded by the coding sequence ATGACGCTGGCCTTGGCCGTGGGGCTGACCCCTTCCGATTCTGAAGCTCAGGTCGTCGATTTGTTGCCCGATATCATCGTGCGCGAATCGGACCTCTACAACAACGACATCTCCACCAACATCATCCCTGGTCGGACGCACCTGCGCCTCAACAACGGCACCGCCAACATCGGCGCGGGGAAGCTCATGTTGCGCGGGGTCTGGCCGCCGACCGTCGAGGGCATCACGGTCAATCAGCGTATTTTCCGCAGCGACGGCAGCTACTACGACACGCTGGCCGGAGTCTTCGTCTATCATCCGGGACACAGCCACACGCATTTCGAGGGATGGAGCGCCTATCGCCTGCGGGTCGTGCTTCCGGGCAATGGTGTCGGCGACGTGCTAGGCGAAAGCGAGAAGACCAGCTTCTGCCTCGCGGATTTGTCGGTCTACGACAACACGCTGCCCAATTACAATCCCGCCGGCGAGTTCTTCACCTGCGACAATCTCGTGCAGGGAATCTCCGTCGGCTGGATTGACGTCTACACCAAAACACTCGCCAATCAAAACATCGACATCACTGACATCCCCGAAGGCGTGTATTGGCTCGAATCGGAGGTCGACCCCGACAACAGCGTCGTTGAGTCCGACGAGACCAACAACATCGCGCGCATCAAAGTGGTCATTGGAACGAATGGGCTCTTGCCCGACTCCTATGAACCCAATGACAATGTCGGATCGCTGGCGGCCCGGCCGCCGGGACAGCCGAACAGCCCCAACCTCGGACCGTGCGATCCGCAGATCACGGTTTATGACTTGTCGATCCACGAGCCGGGCAACGACGATTACTTTCAGTTCTATTCCAATCACACCGGGACCGGATCCGACTTCGTGCGCATCAACTTCCAGCACGCGATGGGTGATTTGGACATGCAGTTGCTGAATGCCGCCGGCCAGGTCCTGTCGCAATCCACCGGGGTGACCAACAGCGAGACGATCTCGATGAACGGCCGCGCCGAGGGGTGGTACATCATCCGTGCCTACGGATTCAACGGCGCCACCAACCCGTTGTATTCGCTGACCGTCGATCCGCCGTCCAATACGCCGCCGGTAATCACGATGATCGATCCGCCCACCGGGGACGTCGAACGGATTCACGGCTTCGAAACGTATACCGCGACCTGGACCGTCATCGACAGCGAAGCGGATTCGACCTGGGTGACGGTGTATGTCAACGCCGCCGCCACGCTCGACGGCAATGAAGTGATGCTGGAAAACGGAATCTTCGTTCCCGGTGCACAGGGGTTCCATGTCGTCAATTCCGCGGAGTTTCCTGCCGGGACATATTATGTCTACGGCGCGTGCACCGACGGCGGCACCACGGTCGGCGATTGGTCCGACGGTACGGTGACGTTTACGGCGGCGACCGATTCCGATGGGGACGGGGTGTTCGACTTTCAGGACGTCTGTCCCTACTTCTACGATCCCGATCAGATCGGCTGCGTGCGTCACGGCGATCCTTACCCGAACGGTGTGACCGATGTTTTTGATGTGGCGTTGGCGGTCGATGTCGCCTTCCGCAACGGCACGACAATCCTCGATCCTGAGTGTCCGCACGATCCGGGCGGGCGTGCCGATGTCAACTGTGACGGCGTGGTCACGGTGCATGATGTCACGCAACTCGTCGATGTCGCCTTCCGTAACGGCACGGCGGCGTTCTGCAATCCTTGCGACTGTAATCCGTACCCGACCGGGTGCGAATAA
- a CDS encoding MMPL family transporter, whose protein sequence is MVHPKHRLVRLAVNHPRMVIGVAVVITILLAIPIPFAVIDTDPENMLAADEPVRLAHHRIKEEFDLSDFLVLGFVDDKELLTPVFNDKLAALVTVIEEMEGVVVGDVWAPSTLDDIYRTPDSMLVVGPLMQDRQGWGSHQPSPAEKIRQNPILRGKVASDDGLAAAVYIPLESKSYAHDVAEHIHEWITADSGFPAFHLAGLPVAEETFGKQMFRQMGIAAPAAGLLIFLLMLVFFRRLSVVAAPMIVAMMTVIWTMGLLVAAGFTLHIMSSMIPIFLMPIAVLDSIHLLSEFHDRYQRSTGAGDAITGTMNELYSPMLLTSLTTFVGFVSLVSAPIPPVRVFGVFVALGVAIAFVLTVTFNTAYAILLPSRTLTNFGRQDEGGSLLGRVLPRVGRLAMRARHAVLIGSAALIALAFIGITRIEINDNPTKWFKPSHPIRIADDQLGRHLAGPYLAYLEFDATDTPAGTVKDAAVLRQMEGLQRRLDQMPQVGSTTGITDIVKKVRYELKNGDSAYYAIPDGSDEIAQELFLYEAAGGDPGDLFKFITPDGAKAALWVQMRDGDNRSVRAVVDAAAQFNAQSPPPAGLDFAWGGLSYVNVIWQEKMVSGMRNALLGSFAVVLIMMILLLRSVSLGLISMVPLSLTITVVYGAIGWIGKPYDMPIAILSSLTLGLSIDFAIHFLKRGQDLFAQNGSLRATLEALFEEPARAIARNIFVIALGFVPLLFSDLVPYVTVGTFFLLIMFLSGFATFLILPALMMLRRRRGFASWGQSVESAGRPAAASDPVIEEVSS, encoded by the coding sequence ATGGTGCACCCCAAACACCGACTTGTCCGGCTCGCCGTCAATCACCCTCGCATGGTGATCGGCGTTGCGGTCGTCATCACGATCCTGCTGGCCATCCCGATTCCCTTTGCCGTCATCGACACCGATCCGGAAAACATGCTGGCCGCCGATGAGCCGGTGCGCCTGGCACATCATCGGATCAAGGAGGAATTCGACCTCTCCGACTTTCTCGTGTTGGGCTTTGTCGACGACAAGGAGCTGCTGACACCGGTATTTAACGACAAACTGGCAGCTCTGGTGACGGTCATCGAGGAGATGGAGGGCGTCGTGGTCGGCGATGTCTGGGCGCCATCGACGCTGGACGACATTTACCGAACGCCCGACAGTATGCTGGTCGTCGGCCCTTTGATGCAGGATCGCCAGGGTTGGGGCTCCCACCAGCCGTCGCCGGCCGAGAAGATCCGGCAAAACCCGATCCTTCGGGGCAAAGTCGCCTCCGACGACGGTCTGGCGGCCGCGGTCTATATCCCGCTGGAGTCGAAATCGTACGCGCACGATGTCGCCGAACACATCCATGAATGGATCACGGCAGACAGCGGATTTCCCGCATTCCATCTCGCCGGTCTGCCGGTCGCCGAGGAAACGTTCGGCAAACAGATGTTTCGCCAAATGGGCATCGCCGCTCCGGCCGCCGGTCTGCTGATCTTCCTGCTGATGCTGGTTTTCTTCCGCCGCCTCTCGGTCGTGGCCGCCCCGATGATCGTCGCCATGATGACGGTCATCTGGACGATGGGGCTGTTGGTCGCCGCCGGATTCACCCTGCACATCATGAGTTCGATGATCCCGATTTTTCTGATGCCGATCGCGGTGCTCGATTCGATTCACCTCCTCTCGGAATTCCACGACCGCTACCAAAGATCCACGGGCGCCGGCGATGCCATTACCGGGACGATGAATGAATTGTATTCACCGATGTTGCTGACCTCTTTGACCACCTTTGTGGGATTTGTCTCGCTGGTCAGCGCGCCGATCCCGCCGGTGCGCGTCTTCGGCGTTTTCGTCGCGCTGGGTGTGGCGATTGCGTTCGTACTGACAGTCACATTCAACACGGCCTATGCAATTCTGCTGCCGTCGCGCACGCTGACCAACTTCGGCCGCCAGGACGAAGGCGGATCCCTCCTGGGACGAGTGCTCCCGCGCGTGGGGCGGCTGGCGATGCGCGCGCGCCATGCGGTGCTGATCGGTTCGGCCGCACTGATCGCGCTCGCCTTCATAGGCATCACCCGCATTGAAATTAACGACAACCCGACCAAGTGGTTTAAGCCGTCGCATCCGATCCGGATCGCCGACGATCAACTGGGCCGGCACCTGGCAGGACCGTATCTGGCGTACCTGGAATTCGACGCGACCGACACCCCCGCAGGGACCGTCAAGGATGCGGCCGTGCTGCGGCAGATGGAGGGACTGCAGCGGCGACTGGACCAGATGCCGCAGGTCGGCAGCACGACCGGGATCACCGATATCGTCAAGAAAGTCCGCTACGAATTGAAAAACGGCGATTCCGCTTATTACGCGATCCCCGACGGCTCCGATGAAATCGCGCAAGAGCTGTTTCTCTACGAAGCCGCCGGGGGCGATCCCGGCGATCTCTTCAAGTTCATCACCCCCGATGGCGCCAAGGCGGCGCTCTGGGTGCAGATGCGCGACGGCGACAATCGCTCGGTGCGGGCGGTGGTCGACGCGGCCGCTCAGTTCAACGCGCAATCCCCGCCTCCTGCCGGGCTCGATTTTGCCTGGGGCGGACTCAGCTATGTCAACGTGATCTGGCAGGAGAAGATGGTCTCCGGCATGCGCAACGCGCTGCTGGGCTCGTTCGCCGTTGTGCTGATCATGATGATCCTGTTGTTGCGCTCCGTATCGCTCGGTCTGATCTCGATGGTGCCGTTGTCGCTGACCATTACGGTTGTCTACGGTGCGATCGGCTGGATCGGCAAGCCGTACGACATGCCGATCGCGATCCTTTCGTCGCTGACATTGGGGCTCTCGATCGACTTTGCGATCCACTTTCTCAAACGCGGGCAGGATTTGTTTGCGCAAAACGGTTCTCTGCGCGCCACGCTCGAAGCCCTGTTCGAAGAACCGGCGCGCGCCATCGCGCGCAATATCTTCGTTATCGCTTTGGGATTTGTCCCGCTGCTGTTTTCCGACCTGGTGCCGTATGTCACTGTCGGTACGTTTTTTCTGCTGATCATGTTCCTGTCGGGTTTTGCCACGTTTCTGATTCTTCCGGCGTTGATGATGTTGCGCCGACGGCGCGGCTTCGCCTCCTGGGGACAATCCGTCGAATCGGCCGGCCGACCGGCAGCGGCCTCCGATCCGGTCATCGAGGAGGTCTCATCATGA
- a CDS encoding outer membrane lipoprotein-sorting protein, with protein sequence MRYRILTLLALLLLNAPAYAVDADSLMAQSHQAYYYAADGGQARVTMTLTDKKGNTRIREFWMLRRDVADMGDQRYYTYFLQPADVRRTAFLVHKNAAGNDDRWLYVPALDLVKRIAADDRRTSFVGSEFTYEDVSGRLPTLDAHTLIGADTLMGHHARKIKAVPKDPGTADYAYRIVWVDDSTMLPLQEEYFDGRDALTRRFTVGKIETIDGFPTATERTMEDLKNGRKTMISFDNISYTTILKADDFSERLLKNPPAEYTR encoded by the coding sequence ATGAGATACCGGATTCTCACTTTACTCGCGCTGCTTCTGCTGAATGCACCGGCATACGCTGTCGATGCCGACTCGCTGATGGCGCAGTCGCACCAGGCATATTATTACGCCGCCGATGGCGGTCAGGCGCGTGTCACCATGACGTTGACCGACAAGAAGGGGAACACGCGCATTCGCGAGTTTTGGATGCTGCGCCGCGATGTTGCCGATATGGGCGATCAGCGCTACTATACATACTTTCTCCAGCCCGCCGATGTCCGCCGCACCGCCTTTCTCGTGCACAAGAACGCCGCAGGCAATGACGACCGGTGGCTGTATGTCCCGGCGCTCGACCTGGTCAAACGCATCGCCGCCGATGACCGGCGCACGTCGTTTGTCGGATCGGAATTCACTTATGAGGACGTCTCCGGGCGATTGCCGACATTGGACGCTCACACGTTGATCGGCGCCGACACACTGATGGGACATCACGCGCGAAAGATCAAGGCCGTGCCGAAGGATCCCGGCACGGCGGACTACGCCTATCGAATTGTCTGGGTCGATGACTCGACGATGCTGCCATTGCAGGAGGAATACTTCGACGGCAGGGACGCGCTGACACGGCGCTTCACGGTCGGCAAGATCGAGACGATCGACGGCTTCCCCACTGCGACCGAACGCACGATGGAGGATCTCAAAAACGGACGCAAGACGATGATCTCGTTTGACAATATCAGCTATACGACGATCCTGAAAGCCGACGACTTCAGTGAGCGGCTGTTGAAGAACCCACCAGCCGAGTATACGCGATAG
- a CDS encoding DUF2892 domain-containing protein, whose amino-acid sequence MSLERVIRAIAGTFVLASLALGWFVSPYFFLFTAFVGANLLQSAFTKWCLMEDILRKTVFTERQGGNIPA is encoded by the coding sequence ATGTCATTGGAACGGGTCATCCGCGCCATCGCCGGCACGTTCGTGCTGGCCAGTCTCGCCCTCGGCTGGTTTGTCAGCCCCTACTTTTTCCTGTTCACGGCCTTCGTCGGCGCCAACCTGCTGCAATCGGCATTTACCAAATGGTGCCTGATGGAGGACATCCTCAGGAAGACCGTCTTTACCGAACGACAAGGCGGCAACATCCCGGCCTGA
- a CDS encoding T9SS type A sorting domain-containing protein has product MTPPRLFCLGLAAAVIMPVIAGAAAPDSDTRSPHPKTADLSTAFDANELLMAVSNVGSFGFDPTGVFGAGGYGMFFPRGTAMPVMFAGGLWLEALVGKSVVVSAADYGFDYAPGPMQNGTFLTDNDSFRVYKINRGDTHGNNPDYAEWPSHDGAPMLVDADSFPVLDGDGHLAPLILGDQTLWSVFNDTDPSRRSSGTGSGPTRMLGLEVQSTVWGFGRAGRIGRMIFGRLILINKGDSTLIRTHATLWADADIGNGADDLFGCDSELAMGYTYNDGDDAVYGASPPAVGIQILDGPPLAALNTYRNGQDPHSDVVAVDLMQGYNRNGEPQYDPFAGEETPFIYSGDPVAGTGWIDTNPSDRRMMVTVGPFDMAPGDQQRIDYAVLVGQGADGIASVADLKESARLARALYVFGFSVPARADLDLLPGDCPNHLNQHPDAGIIAPRSTSIAYGPDLVRAAVWGRPGFDVTELNFASLLLAGVGAQSVVLDDRGGPVPAEAGRCPCGDTLSDGDTDLILGFERSALFAAIGDFDDGEQRSLPLTGTTKGGLPVEGSDCVILFSGPVPAIAAPHEETRDKRARIRVGEGRPNPFNAAMTVPYELSAPGSVSAEVYDVLGRFVATLVDGYQGSGTQHLTWQGADSHGAPAPSGVYFVRISVGDDHVVRKVLLLK; this is encoded by the coding sequence ATGACGCCTCCACGATTGTTCTGTCTGGGCCTTGCGGCTGCGGTCATAATGCCTGTGATCGCCGGCGCCGCTGCGCCCGATTCGGACACACGATCGCCGCATCCGAAGACGGCCGATCTGTCGACCGCCTTCGACGCGAACGAACTCCTGATGGCCGTCTCGAATGTCGGATCGTTTGGATTCGACCCGACCGGCGTGTTCGGCGCCGGGGGGTATGGGATGTTCTTCCCGCGTGGAACCGCGATGCCGGTCATGTTTGCCGGCGGATTGTGGCTCGAGGCGTTGGTCGGGAAAAGCGTGGTCGTCTCGGCCGCCGATTACGGATTCGACTACGCGCCGGGACCGATGCAGAATGGTACGTTTCTGACGGACAACGACAGCTTTCGCGTCTACAAGATCAATCGCGGCGACACGCACGGGAACAATCCCGACTATGCCGAGTGGCCGTCTCACGATGGCGCGCCGATGCTCGTCGACGCAGACAGTTTTCCGGTGCTCGACGGCGACGGGCATCTAGCGCCGCTGATATTGGGCGATCAGACTCTTTGGTCGGTGTTCAATGACACCGATCCGTCGCGCCGCAGCAGCGGTACCGGCAGCGGCCCGACACGAATGCTGGGCCTGGAGGTACAGTCGACGGTCTGGGGGTTTGGCCGCGCCGGACGCATCGGGCGCATGATTTTTGGACGACTGATTCTGATCAACAAGGGAGACAGCACGTTGATCCGGACGCATGCGACACTCTGGGCGGATGCCGATATCGGCAACGGCGCCGATGACTTGTTCGGCTGCGACAGTGAACTGGCGATGGGATACACTTACAACGACGGCGACGATGCTGTCTATGGGGCGTCGCCGCCTGCTGTCGGCATCCAGATTCTCGATGGTCCGCCGTTGGCGGCTCTCAACACGTACCGCAACGGTCAGGACCCGCACAGCGATGTTGTCGCCGTCGACCTGATGCAGGGATACAACCGCAACGGCGAGCCGCAGTACGATCCGTTTGCCGGCGAGGAAACGCCGTTTATCTACAGCGGCGATCCGGTAGCGGGCACCGGCTGGATCGACACCAACCCCTCAGATCGGCGCATGATGGTGACGGTCGGACCATTCGACATGGCGCCGGGAGATCAACAGCGCATCGACTATGCGGTGTTGGTCGGCCAAGGGGCGGACGGGATCGCATCCGTCGCCGACCTTAAGGAAAGTGCGCGTCTGGCACGGGCTTTGTATGTCTTCGGGTTCTCGGTTCCTGCGCGGGCCGATTTGGACCTGCTGCCTGGAGACTGTCCGAATCATCTCAATCAGCATCCCGATGCAGGGATCATAGCACCGCGTTCCACGTCGATTGCATACGGGCCCGACCTCGTACGCGCTGCGGTGTGGGGCAGGCCGGGTTTCGACGTAACAGAGCTGAACTTTGCGTCACTGCTGCTGGCCGGTGTCGGTGCGCAGTCCGTCGTTCTCGACGATCGTGGTGGTCCGGTCCCCGCTGAAGCCGGGCGCTGCCCCTGTGGCGACACACTCTCTGACGGCGACACCGACCTGATCTTAGGATTCGAACGCAGCGCGTTGTTTGCGGCCATCGGCGACTTTGACGATGGTGAGCAACGCTCATTGCCGTTGACGGGAACGACCAAGGGGGGCCTGCCTGTTGAGGGCTCCGACTGCGTAATTCTCTTCAGCGGCCCAGTTCCTGCGATTGCCGCTCCCCATGAGGAAACAAGAGACAAGCGCGCCCGCATCCGCGTTGGCGAGGGAAGACCCAATCCCTTCAACGCGGCGATGACAGTCCCATACGAATTGAGCGCCCCGGGGTCCGTTTCGGCCGAAGTCTATGATGTGCTCGGACGGTTTGTGGCAACGCTGGTCGACGGCTACCAGGGTTCGGGCACGCAGCACCTGACGTGGCAGGGCGCGGACTCTCACGGCGCCCCGGCGCCGTCGGGTGTTTACTTCGTTCGCATCAGTGTCGGTGACGATCACGTCGTGCGAAAGGTGTTGTTGCTGAAGTGA